In a genomic window of Pedobacter sp. KBS0701:
- a CDS encoding acyl-ACP desaturase yields MSFFADKRREVMVHIEKYMLEMMDTYLKPIDTNWQPSDFLPDSTSETFYQDIRILRDNAKDLSYDLVAVLIGDTITEEALPTYESWLAMVQGPSMKEDGGWMKWNRHWTAEENRHGDLLNKYLYLSGRVDMRQMEISTQYLIADGFDIGTGHDPYRNFIYTSFQEMATNISHRRVASLAKKDGDTLLSRMCGVIASDEARHAKAYKDFMNRIFEVDPNEAMLAFEDMMRQKIVMPAHFLREVGLKIGQTFGHFTDAAQRLGVYTAIDYVEIMQQLIEDWKIEGMRDLNEAGEKARDYIMALPSRLLRVAERMKNPTIDYKFSWIAG; encoded by the coding sequence ATGAGTTTTTTTGCAGATAAAAGAAGGGAAGTGATGGTGCATATAGAAAAGTATATGCTGGAGATGATGGATACCTATCTTAAACCAATTGATACTAACTGGCAACCATCTGATTTTCTTCCTGATTCTACTAGCGAAACATTTTATCAAGATATTAGAATATTAAGGGATAATGCAAAGGATCTTTCTTACGATCTTGTAGCCGTATTAATCGGCGATACGATCACTGAAGAAGCATTGCCTACTTACGAATCGTGGTTAGCCATGGTACAGGGTCCAAGCATGAAAGAAGATGGTGGATGGATGAAATGGAACAGACATTGGACCGCTGAAGAGAACCGTCATGGTGATTTGTTAAATAAATATTTATATCTGTCAGGTCGTGTAGATATGCGCCAGATGGAAATTTCTACACAATATCTGATTGCTGACGGTTTCGATATCGGTACCGGGCATGATCCATACCGTAACTTTATCTACACCTCTTTCCAGGAAATGGCAACCAATATTTCCCACAGAAGGGTAGCTTCTCTAGCAAAAAAAGACGGTGATACTTTATTATCAAGAATGTGTGGTGTAATTGCTTCTGATGAGGCGAGACATGCTAAGGCTTATAAAGATTTCATGAACCGTATTTTCGAAGTTGATCCTAATGAAGCGATGTTGGCTTTTGAAGATATGATGCGCCAGAAAATTGTAATGCCAGCGCATTTCTTACGTGAGGTAGGTTTGAAGATTGGTCAGACTTTTGGTCACTTTACCGATGCTGCACAGCGTTTAGGCGTTTATACTGCAATTGATTATGTTGAAATTATGCAACAGTTGATTGAAGACTGGAAAATTGAAGGGATGCGCGATCTAAATGAGGCTGGTGAAAAAGCCCGTGATTATATTATGGCTTTACCTTCGCGTTTATTACGTGTTGCAGAGCGAATGAAAAATCCAACGATTGATTATAAATTTAGCTGGATTGCTGGATAA
- a CDS encoding DUF808 domain-containing protein translates to MASGFFAILDDIGALMDDVAVTAKVAAKKTAGILGDDLAVNAEKSTGFLSSRELPVLWAITKGSLVNKIIIVPIALLLNVFFPVAIKVILVLGGLYLAYEGVEKIVEYFFHRPKPSYVEAKEVIEEGETAEKTKIRSAITTDFILSIEIVIIALGSVLDEKLVIQIITVSVIALLATIGVYGIVALIVRMDDAGYRLVKASGDKGIFSTIGKILVKSLPVIIKILSIVGTVALILVSGGIFAHNIAFMHHIFPSFPSILREFAFGLIAGLVLVLGLNLSKKLVAVIKA, encoded by the coding sequence ATGGCTTCGGGTTTTTTTGCAATTTTAGATGATATAGGTGCGTTAATGGACGATGTTGCTGTAACGGCAAAGGTGGCGGCTAAGAAAACGGCCGGTATTTTGGGGGATGACCTGGCAGTAAATGCCGAAAAATCTACAGGTTTCCTTTCTTCAAGGGAATTACCCGTGCTATGGGCAATCACCAAGGGTTCTTTAGTGAATAAAATCATCATTGTTCCAATCGCGTTGCTGCTTAATGTTTTTTTTCCGGTTGCGATTAAAGTAATCTTGGTATTGGGTGGCTTGTATCTGGCTTATGAAGGGGTTGAAAAAATTGTTGAATATTTTTTCCATCGGCCTAAGCCCTCGTATGTTGAAGCTAAAGAAGTGATCGAAGAAGGCGAGACAGCAGAAAAGACAAAAATAAGATCTGCTATAACTACTGATTTTATCCTGTCGATAGAAATTGTCATTATAGCATTAGGCAGTGTTTTGGATGAAAAGCTTGTTATCCAGATCATAACTGTTTCCGTTATCGCATTATTGGCAACCATTGGCGTTTATGGTATAGTGGCGCTTATTGTCAGAATGGATGATGCTGGATACCGTTTGGTGAAAGCCTCTGGCGATAAAGGTATTTTTTCAACAATCGGAAAAATCCTGGTTAAATCGCTGCCTGTTATTATTAAAATTTTAAGTATTGTAGGAACGGTTGCACTAATATTGGTATCAGGTGGGATTTTTGCGCACAATATTGCTTTTATGCATCATATTTTCCCTTCTTTCCCTTCAATTCTCCGTGAATTTGCTTTTGGATTAATAGCTGGATTAGTTTTAGTTCTAGGTCTAAATTTGAGCAAAAAACTTGTAGCCGTTATTAAGGCCTAA